The window GATAGTGACTAGTCTTAGTCAATCTTTTGTCGCTGAGGATGAGTATGCGCGATCTTACTCTTACTTCAATGCGATTCTTTCCGGTGTTGTCTTAAATGATGTAAAAATAAATTAAGGTATAACATAATAGGGTAACAAAACGTCTTTAGATTTTTTTCTTAAGGCGTTTTTTTTAGTGCATATTTTTACTGTAAAATGTATGTATAAGGTGCTAATCCTTTATTTTTAACTAAGATTGTAATCTCAAGGCTATAAAAAAATAAAAAACATTTATATTTTACGCAAGACATACCATGTTTAAACATACGCATCCATACCAACCTTTTATAAAAAAGGATAGCAAAAAGTTAATTGTCGGGACGTTGCCTCCACCGCGTTTTACAACAGGCAACTTATTGGAAAAGGATGTTGATTTTTGTTATGGGAGTTACTATAATAGTTTGTGGCTGTTTATCGATAAAATTCATGATTTAGGTCTGCGTTTTGATAACTCTCAAGAAGCTATTGAAGAACGGAAAGCATTTTTAATTGCACATAAAATTGGAGTCTGTGATATTGTGGAGAGTGCCGAGCGTCAAAAAATGGATGCTTCCGATTTAGGAATGTCAAATATCAAACTAAGGGATGTCATAAGGTATTTGCAAAAATATCCCAACATAGATACGCTGCTTTTTACTGGAGGAAATAGTAAAAATGGGCCAGAGTATTTTTTTAGAAAACACATAAAGGATTATAATATCAAATTAGAATTGGTCAGTAAAGTAACACCTAAGATACATCAATTTGTGATGCCTAATCTTATGGCGCAAAATGAGGTATCTCTTGATCAAAAAAGACTTATCAAAACGGTGTCTTTAACCTCCGGATCTGGAGCAGCAAATATCGCAATAGGCAGTAATCCGCTGTATAAGCAGCTAAAAGCTAACAACCCAAAATTTAATACGTTTAATTTTAGGGTGTTGCAGTATCGGGAGTTCTTCTAATAAAGGTTTTGTATCTAGTTAGTATTTTTTTTAACGATATGCATTTTCTCCATCAATTTAAAAATATCTGATTACTTTGTCGCATTCCCGACAGTCTGTTCTGAAGGGAATGAATTGTAAAGTTTAAAAATAGTCAGCTTTTATTCTAGACTTTATTTCTTTTAACTGTTCTAGCTCTCCATTTTCAAATTCTATACTTAGTTTAGAAATGGGTTCTAGTAAATTATGTTGAAGAAAGATATCCTCTTTATGATGGTTTTGTGCAATTTCTAAATGCTCTAATAAAGCCATTTCAGACGGATGATCTTTACTTAAAAACATAGCATTGTATTTAGTGTAATCCGCTATGTTGTTCAACCCTTTTGAAGTATCTTTAAATACTTTCAACATCATATGATATTGGTCTTTAGGGAAATTAATAAATGTTTCTTTTGGATAACTTTGCAATAGATTTTCGTACGCAATTTTAGCGTCTTTATATCTTTTATCTTGTTCTAAAGTATTGGCATAATCAAAATCTAGTTTCCAATCTCTAGTTTCTGGCACCTCTTTTTTTATGGTTTCACAAAGTGCAATAGTTGCCTTATTATCAAAGCCTGCGGTTAAACATTTTAAAGCTAATTTTAAATAACAGGCTTTGTTAGTCGATAGTTCTGCTGCCTTTTTTAAAGATTCTGCTCCAGCAGTATAATCGAATAACATCCATTGAATAAATCCGTTGTTTCTGTATTCACTAAATCTCGTTGGGTCATCTATTAAATCGTCAGCTGTAGCTTTACCTAATGCTTCTGGGTGTTCTAGAAACGTATAATAACAAATCCATTGAAATACAGGACGCAATTCTGGTGATAATTTATTTTGCTCAAAATTATAGATGGCATATTTATGGCATTCCTCATAATCACCCATTTCTACAAGTGCTTCGATACACATATTCATGGTGCCGCAATAATCATTGTCATCGAATTCATAAAACTCAACTTCTGCATGCATATCTTCAAAAAAGGCCGTGTAATTATGGTTTCTTCTATGAATATTCATTCGTAAGTTATACAACCAAGGTGCGAAAGAATGTTTTGGTAGCGGAAAATCTGCAAGCGCTTCATTAATTACTTCAAGCGCTTCATCAAATCTATGTAATCTAAATAAGGCTCGTGCTTGAAAAAACAAGGTTTTAAGCGTTGGTGTTTCTCTGCGATGAAACTGTACAACGATATCTAAAATGCCTTGCCAGCTTTCTATTCGGCCATTAACCTCTAGTAAATACTGCAAATACTCACTCATCCTGAGTCCGTTTCTAAAAGCGTCGTGGTAGGCAGCTCCTGTTTGGTTGTAATCTTTGTCAAGGAAAAAAGATTTCGCTTTTAAAACGTGAAGTAACGGGTTTTTAGGGTTTAAAGCTAAGCCTTGTTCTACACAAGCCTCAATAGTTGGTTTGTGCTTTGTATGATAATATCCCGAATTTCCTATCAGGACATATTGATGCTGTGCCGATTGCCAACCTGAGTTAGCTAAGGCTTCCATATAGGTTTGATATTCCTCAAAATTGGTGTAGTTTTCTTCCGGAAACTGAGGTTCAGGTGGTGTTGCTACTATTTGAGATATAAAATCATATTTCATAAAACTCTTAGCAAAATCGGCTAATAATAAACGTGTATGATCTGTTAAATCAAAATGTTTCCATTCTTTATCCCATAGCTTTTTTATTTCTGCCGACCATTTTGACCAAATCTCGACTTGTATCATGGCCAGGTTTTTACCAGCTTGATCCAAACGATTATCTAATTGTAAGCCTTTTAAAACCGTTTTATTATGAGTAGCCGATGCTAAATCTAATAATTGAAAACAGTCTGCTTCTTCGGAAGATTCACATAATTGCTCTAATAGAGCCGATTGAATATTCCAAAGTAATAAACGCGCTTCTGTTAACGCAGGATAACATTCTAAAACATATTTAAGCGTGATAATTGCCTCTTCAAATCGTTTGTCTTCTTGCAATTTTAATGCGTAATGGATGTGTAAGGTTTCATTATATGAATACGTCATTAATGCTGTTTCATACACCCATTCTTTACAGTGTTTATAGTAACTACAAACATATTCGTAATCGGAAGGTAATACTTCATCTATGTCGATTAAAGCTTGTAAATAAGACTCCATAACGTCCATATTTAACTCTTCAAAAGCACCAAGATAAAGCATATAAATACGATAATATCTAGCATTATCGGCAAGATTGTTATCTCCTAGTATTTCAAAATTTTCTTGAATATTATTTATTACAGATTGTAAAGGCGCAGAAAGATTGGCTTTATAAAGTGTTTCTGCATGCTCAATTTGTTTTATAACTTCTCTTCTTGTTAAACTCATTTTTTCCATGTTTTAAACCAATCGGCATGTTCTATATGTAAACGTTGGTAGCATTCCCAAAGCGTCGCTGTTCCCGGAAATTTACTAACATCTTGTTCTGTTGCTCCCAAAACGTATTCATCGCCTAAACATACGTTACGGTGAAAATCGCTCCAACTAGAAAAGGTCGATTTTATAGTGTCGTTAGCTTCTTCTAAACGTAAAATCATTTCATCTGTACCGATAAAACCTAATACATGACCTAAACGCATTTGAAAAATATAAAAGGCCATTTCGTACCCAATAAGTTTCTCTTTTCTTAAGCTAAAACGGTATTTCCACACCATTTTGTAGATGGCTTTTGTTATTTGATTTTCTTCAGCATTGTATTTGGCATCAAAATCGGTAGAGGTAATCATACGAAACTCTGAAGCGAGTTTATCAAATTGATGAGATACCATTTGTCCGCTTTCATAACGTTGTAAACTATTGCGTAAGTGCAAACCAGATTTTATACCAAATAAACTTAAAAGGCGTTTGGCTTGCTTTACATGCATTTGGTCTTCTAAATCGAAACCAGACCAACTTGTTAAATCTGCGTTTTTATAATTTTTCTTTAATATCAAGGCCGATAAATTTAATTGGTCTTGTATTTCGGGTGTGATCTCTTGTGTCATTATCTAAGCGTTTAAGTCGTCAACAACTTGTAATAAAGCGGTTGTTAAATCTTCTGAATAGGCTCCAGATTTTGCCATTGCTTGTAATCCCATGCCGTATGAAGCTGCCATTTGAGTGTCTTTTACTAAGTGTACAAATAAACTTCGGCAAAGATTTCCGTAGGTTTCTTGCGCTGTTCCTGGTGCTAAATTAGTATCTAGTAAAGTCATATAAAGTGCCTGACCCATTCGTACTTGTATTGCTGTTTCATCGTCAAGTAACCAGGTTTTAAATTCTTCTATTTTTTCATCTAAAGGTTGTAAAAGTTCGGTATCGTAACTTCCGTTTTCGCTGTAATGTTCTAGATTATGAAGTACAGCATCTACATATTTTTGACTGATTTCTGTAACTTCCATTTCAATTGTAATGGTTTGAGAACCATCAACAGCTGTAGATGGTTCTGTTGTTGTTTCTTCTTTAAAGTGGACATTGTAAAAAGCTTCAATAGCCGTTACTAATTCTGTATGATTACTGAAATCGGCTAACTCACTTTGACTATATTCAGAAAGATATTTAGTAGTATTTACGTTTAGCTTATCTTTTTTTAACGTCACTAAAAAGTAGGTTAAATACACTTCAATTTCTGATGAAATTTCTGCGAAAGCAACATTTTCAGAAGCTTTTAGTTTACATTTTCTATGAAAAGTGATGATACGGTTGATAGCCTTATCTAAGAAATAACTAGTATCATCTTTGCGATCATTAAAATAGGTTGCTGTTCTTACACCTTGCGTAGTTAAAAGATCGGAAACCCAAACAGCTTCTTGTCTAGAACTGTAATAAAAATCGCCTAAATAATTAAACCACGCTTGAATTATGTTCAGTTCTAACGGACGCGCTTCGTTGATATAATGTCCGCCAGCAAACGTGTTACAAATTTTAGCCACACAAGCATCAATACTTTTAAGCGCCCCAATTTCGTTTACACGAGAATAATTTCCTGGTTCAACACATAAAGTAATGAGTATTTTTGTGATTAACGGTAGGTTTTGTTTTCTAATATCGTCTCTAACATCTCTTGTAGAATAGGCCATTTCTAATAAATATAACTGAAGAATCTCTTGCTGTTCTGCGTTGTATAAATTGAAAAGTTCCTCGCGAGCATCATAAAACGTGCGAACTAAAAATTGATTTAAGGGATTTTTAATACTTTCTTTAATAAAACCATGAAGAAACCCCTTTAAGTTATCTTTAGTTTGAAAAACGTTTTTAATTAAAAATTCACCCGTCATTTGAAAATCCTTGTGATCAAAACGCATCACAGGAAGTTTTCCTTGTCGCTCTTCAATCAATAGGTCTGAAAAAATGGTATTATATGTTTCTGTTTGGTTTTTAATACCTGTTTCTGGATGACATTTATTAAACCAAAACGGAATACATTGCAGGGGTAGTGCTTCTGCCGTGTTCTCCGTGAAAATTAGTTTACCATAATCTTTAAAAGCTTCAGAATAAAAATTGCTTCCATCATCGGCAATTAACCAATCAATAAATCTTAAATAGCAAACATCTAACTGTTCTTGCGGTATACTTTTATCACGATTATTAAATAATAAAACATCGCCTGAATCCCATAACATTCTAGGACCTAATGCGGCAATTAACGGATAGAAACCTTCAGCCGTTTTTAAATTAAGTAATTCTAAACTTTTAACGTCTCCAAAAATCAAGCGTTCTTTTATCGCTTTATGTGCTTCATAAATAACTTCTAAGCTATTGTAATAATAAGCTGCTAAATCTGTGGTAAACCAAGGTAGCATTAAATCGTAAGCACCAGTAACATATACGCGACCTACAGGTAATATGTTATGAAATTCAGAGATAAATTTACGCCAGTCATTATCAAAAAAATATTCAATAAAATCGTTGTCTATTTTAAACGGAAATTTAGTTATTGTTTTATCTGAATGGACAACCGAATATGTTTCGTTTAAAATTTGGTGTCTAATGCAAAATTGAATTAGAAAATCTGAGCTCAACACATCACGAATATCAAAAATCCGATCCACTAAAAAACGAGCGATAGGAAGAGAGGCTTCCGATTCACTTTGTATTAGCATTTTTAAAACCTGAAATATTTGTGTTTTTAAATCTTCAGAAACGGCATCGGTTTGTAAATAACTTAAACTAAAATTTAAAAACTCGATGAGCTTATTCGTGCTTTTTTCATCAGGGAAAAAACCTTTTTTTAGTATTGGAAACCAAGACCCAACAAGCTCTAAACCTTCCTGTTCATTGGCATAAACCTTTGGGTGAAAATAGAGGTGTTGTGCTGTGTTTTCTGTGAACTCAGCTGTTACACCTTCGTGTTTACTGCTATTTAAAGCATTTCTAAAAACATCAGTATCTGTAGCGTCCATTAATTCTAAAACTTGAAGTAGTGCTTTCACTTCAGGTGGGGCTAAAGATTCTAACTTTAATTTGGGTACTATTTTTTCTTTAAAAATCGCAGACATGTGCTGGGGGTATTCAAATTTAATATTTTGCTTTTTAGAAAACACTTCTGTTTTAAGACCTATTAGTTGTTACTAAATCATTCTCATCTTCCATTTCGACTTGTTCTCCTAATAAACTTTTGATAAAGGTATTTAAACTGTCTGCTTCGATATAGCCAATGTCTTGGTCGGCACCAAAACGAATAACTTGACCTGAAGTACCCAAAGTGTTTGGAGCAAAATCTAATGCTAGAAAATTACCGTTTTCTAAATCAAAAAAGGGAATCCAATAAGGTGTTGTGTACATTTGTAAGGTTTTACCTTTGTTTGTGCTATATGTATCTAATAACTCGTCCTGTGTCCAGTTGTTATAAACATTTTTCCAACTTTTCCATTCTTTTACTATTTTTTCGGCACTCATAATTGGAAAGTTTTCAATCCCATTGTGTAACGATAAGTAATCTTTAATTAGCGAAGGGAATGGAAAGTTAGCTTCTTTCTCAAATTGATTATAAATAGCCTCATTGTTTTTTGGAGGACAAACGTTTAGTTGTTTAGAGTCTATTAGCTTTTTAAAGTTCTGGGAGAGCTCTTCAAAATTATTGTAGGCATTTAATTGAATGAATGGCTCTAGGAAATCTACTTTTTCTTTAGCTAATTTTTCAGCAATAAATTGATTGGGAATAAATTGAGTAATGAAGGCACCTGTATCGTTATAAATTAATCCTTCTGTAAGATTTGAAGTTGATTGACTGCTGTACAAATTCTCTGCAAAAGAATAGATTTTAGGCGTGATTTTATCTGCATCGTCTTCGTCAAGATCGATGTCATCAAACCATTCTTTAAAAATTGGAGTGTTTTCAATTTGTAAGGTTAAGATGTTTTTACCTTCCAAAAAGGCAATACCATAAAAATTGCTAGTAGATATGTTGTCAGGAGTAATGACTAATAGTTTGTAAACTTCTTGGTTTGAAAATTTTTGCACAGCTTTTAACAACGCATCTCTAAAAGCAAAACTATTTTTATAATGCTCGGGGGTTTCTAGTTTTGCAAGTGTGTCTATGGTGATTGGATCAAAATTAAAATCATTCCATTTCATCTCCTTTAAATTAGCTGTATATGCAGTAATATTTCTCATTTCCGATTTTTATTATTAGACTGCTAAGGTACTTGGCTATATCGGTCGGACTATCCCCGAAAACGATGATTTTATTTATTACAAGATATTTTTTAGCAAATAAATAACAATAACTGGCTTTTGCTTACATCAAGTTTTCTTTATAAATTGACGCATGGGACCATAGCTGGCATAAGTGGATTTGAAGCTAGGCATTATGCTTTTAAGTAAGTCTGAGAGAGAAAAATAAGGGTGTTGATCAAGACAGGTAATAACTAAATTTTTAGAGATTTTTAAATCCTGATGATGAATAGCGTCACAACTTAAAGCATAATTAAGCAATTTTGGGTCTAATGATTTGGCTCTAAATTCACCTTGAAAT is drawn from Psychroserpens sp. NJDZ02 and contains these coding sequences:
- a CDS encoding uracil-DNA glycosylase family protein, yielding MFKHTHPYQPFIKKDSKKLIVGTLPPPRFTTGNLLEKDVDFCYGSYYNSLWLFIDKIHDLGLRFDNSQEAIEERKAFLIAHKIGVCDIVESAERQKMDASDLGMSNIKLRDVIRYLQKYPNIDTLLFTGGNSKNGPEYFFRKHIKDYNIKLELVSKVTPKIHQFVMPNLMAQNEVSLDQKRLIKTVSLTSGSGAANIAIGSNPLYKQLKANNPKFNTFNFRVLQYREFF
- a CDS encoding tetratricopeptide repeat protein; the encoded protein is MSLTRREVIKQIEHAETLYKANLSAPLQSVINNIQENFEILGDNNLADNARYYRIYMLYLGAFEELNMDVMESYLQALIDIDEVLPSDYEYVCSYYKHCKEWVYETALMTYSYNETLHIHYALKLQEDKRFEEAIITLKYVLECYPALTEARLLLWNIQSALLEQLCESSEEADCFQLLDLASATHNKTVLKGLQLDNRLDQAGKNLAMIQVEIWSKWSAEIKKLWDKEWKHFDLTDHTRLLLADFAKSFMKYDFISQIVATPPEPQFPEENYTNFEEYQTYMEALANSGWQSAQHQYVLIGNSGYYHTKHKPTIEACVEQGLALNPKNPLLHVLKAKSFFLDKDYNQTGAAYHDAFRNGLRMSEYLQYLLEVNGRIESWQGILDIVVQFHRRETPTLKTLFFQARALFRLHRFDEALEVINEALADFPLPKHSFAPWLYNLRMNIHRRNHNYTAFFEDMHAEVEFYEFDDNDYCGTMNMCIEALVEMGDYEECHKYAIYNFEQNKLSPELRPVFQWICYYTFLEHPEALGKATADDLIDDPTRFSEYRNNGFIQWMLFDYTAGAESLKKAAELSTNKACYLKLALKCLTAGFDNKATIALCETIKKEVPETRDWKLDFDYANTLEQDKRYKDAKIAYENLLQSYPKETFINFPKDQYHMMLKVFKDTSKGLNNIADYTKYNAMFLSKDHPSEMALLEHLEIAQNHHKEDIFLQHNLLEPISKLSIEFENGELEQLKEIKSRIKADYF
- a CDS encoding DUF1266 domain-containing protein; its protein translation is MTQEITPEIQDQLNLSALILKKNYKNADLTSWSGFDLEDQMHVKQAKRLLSLFGIKSGLHLRNSLQRYESGQMVSHQFDKLASEFRMITSTDFDAKYNAEENQITKAIYKMVWKYRFSLRKEKLIGYEMAFYIFQMRLGHVLGFIGTDEMILRLEEANDTIKSTFSSWSDFHRNVCLGDEYVLGATEQDVSKFPGTATLWECYQRLHIEHADWFKTWKK
- a CDS encoding SMI1/KNR4 family protein, with the translated sequence MRNITAYTANLKEMKWNDFNFDPITIDTLAKLETPEHYKNSFAFRDALLKAVQKFSNQEVYKLLVITPDNISTSNFYGIAFLEGKNILTLQIENTPIFKEWFDDIDLDEDDADKITPKIYSFAENLYSSQSTSNLTEGLIYNDTGAFITQFIPNQFIAEKLAKEKVDFLEPFIQLNAYNNFEELSQNFKKLIDSKQLNVCPPKNNEAIYNQFEKEANFPFPSLIKDYLSLHNGIENFPIMSAEKIVKEWKSWKNVYNNWTQDELLDTYSTNKGKTLQMYTTPYWIPFFDLENGNFLALDFAPNTLGTSGQVIRFGADQDIGYIEADSLNTFIKSLLGEQVEMEDENDLVTTNRS